AAATTGAAACACAAAGAAATACCAGTACATGTAAAATAACTTTCATGCGCTCAAATTTTAAGACAGTACAATTCCCTTCGGAAAAACCGTCAGATTAGACCAATAAATAAGATATGAACCGACGAATTTATTCGTCGTAATTTGGATCTCTCTAAATACTATTTACTACAATTCTCTGCAATATTTCTCAAAACATTTTCGGCAACATCCAGGTCATTTTTTTCTACTCCTTTTAATGCCACCCTTCTATTTCGAAGAACTACAGTTTGAATCTCACTCAACAAGCTCAAGCCCTTTTGAGTAATAATTAATTTATATCTCCTCCGGCTTTCATCATGCGACTTGCGTTGCAGGTATTTATCTTTTACCAGAATTTCAATGATTCGGGTAACCGATGCTTTATCTTTTAAAACCTTTTCCGCCAGCTCACTCTGAGTTACCTCCGGATCCTCATGCAACACCTTTAACACCAACCACTGATCAATAGTGATGCTAAAACCAGCTTCTTTTAATTGCTGCGTTGCATACTGCCTGTAATTCCTTATCGCCTTATCGAGGTGATAAAAGAAAATGGTATTCAGTTTCTCCATGACAAATATATGTTATAATATCAATTGTTGACATATCAACAATAGTAAAAATAGTTAAATTTATTTAAACGGAAGCAAGAAACCATAAACGGTAGGGATATTCCTTTCTTTGGCAACAATAAATGCTTGTTAGGCCTGGAATTGTTCTAATTCAGGATTTTCAACTCACTCAAAACGCGGCGTACAATCGTTTT
The genomic region above belongs to Flavobacteriales bacterium and contains:
- a CDS encoding MarR family transcriptional regulator, which translates into the protein MEKLNTIFFYHLDKAIRNYRQYATQQLKEAGFSITIDQWLVLKVLHEDPEVTQSELAEKVLKDKASVTRIIEILVKDKYLQRKSHDESRRRYKLIITQKGLSLLSEIQTVVLRNRRVALKGVEKNDLDVAENVLRNIAENCSK